ATGAACGCACGGATTGGCGATTTCTTTTTTGCTTATCCGGCTTCGCAAAGCCAAATGAAAACTTCCACTGAATTGGATATGCGACATGAAGGCAGCAAGGAAGCCGCCCCGAAAAAGAGCTGGACGTTTGCCAGCCTGGTGATGTTTTTCCTTCTCTGCCTTACTGCTCGCGCGGATCAAAGTGTCATGCTCGGGTGGACTCCTTCCACCAATACGGTCGCCGGATATTTCGTTCACTACGGCGGCGTCAGCCACAATTATGCGGCCAAGCTGGATGTCGGCACCAACCTCGTCGCCAATTTTTCCAACATGCAGCCCGGTGCCACGAATTATTTCGCCGTTACCGCCTATGACTCGGCCGGCAACGAAAGCGATTATTCCACTGAGGTTGCGTTCATCGTTCCGGGTGTGATTCGTTTCCGTAATGCGATGGCCGCCAATCAAGCCGCGATGCTCGAATTCCCCGTGGCTCCTGGCCATTGGTACGAAGTTCAAGCCAGCACCGACCGGCAGAACTGGAGCACGATCGCCACGACGGCCATGTGCACCTCGAATTTTTGGAACTCATTTCAGGATCCCAAGTCCCGCGCGTTTCGCAGCCGCTTCTATCGCCTCGCACTGCATTGATTAAAACGCGCGGCACGCGCCAAACGCCGAACGCGCAAAAAATTGGGAAACCTCTGGAAGCATCAAAGTCGTTTTGAGAAACCGCAAACCCTGAATTCCATCGTCGAATGAAATTGCACAATCATCAGGGCAAACCCACCGACGTAGCACAACTTCGCGCCAGCCTGCGATTGATCATGGCGTTGCGTTTCGGTCATCAACTTCCTTTCAGACTGCGGCCAGTAGTTGATTTTCCTTTGCGGAATATATCCCCCTCCCACGCCAGTCTGATCACTCCAGCCCGCAATTTATTTCCTGCCGGAAATTTTGTTGGTTGCCGCTCCCTCTGTAGCTGCCGCTCGTGCCGTCGGCAACTTCGCAGGTATCTTCCCGCCGCCGCCTCCCGGCTGAATTAAAAGCTTCGGCGCTCCTTCTCCAAACACTAAACGTCAGCGCCAATACCCCGGAACGCGGTGCCATCCGTAAGGGCCATAATCCCAACGCGCGCCAACCCACACCGCGTGCGGATAAGGTCCCACTACCCAGCGTCCCCGAACCCACACCCACGCAAAGCCATTCCAGACATATTCGCCGCTGACATAAGTATAATTCGGCCCCGGAGCCGCTACCACAGTTTCAGTCACCGGAGTTGGCGGCGCCTGGCTGACGGTGGCATTGCTCGTATTGATCATGTACGAAATGACTTTTTGGCTGACGCCGGAACTGCTCAGGTCAATGATCGCATTCGCATCCAAGTGATAGACCGTGTGCGTATTGTTGATCTGAACAATGATATTGTCGTCAGTGACGCCGGACTTGGTCATCGCCTTCACCTGATCAATTGTCAACGGCTGCGCGGCGGGCGCGGGCACATAGACGGGAGCTGGTGGCGGTGCGGAATAATATTGGCGGCGCGCTTCGTTCTGCTCGTCCACACTGTGACCCACCAGGCCTCCGGCAATCAAGCCAGCCGCTCCGCCGATCAATGCCCCCGCGCCGGGATTTCGCCGGTCCACAAGCGCCCCGATCGTCGCGCCACTGGCTCCGCCGATCAACGCGCCGGAAGCGGTATTGTCCGGCCGACCATCAGGCGAATAACAACCCGCCAGCAGCGCAACCAATCCTCCACAAGTAGAAACCTTAATCAAAGTCGCTTTCATAAATTATAGACTCTTCCTTCTTACCAAGACCCACGCCCGGGCGAAAAGTTACGCCCGGGTTTGCTCCTCTGAAATCACCGGCTCAGCGATGTCCGTGAAATCCGCCACCGCCATGAAAACCACCGCCGCGGAATCCACCGTAGTAGCCTCCACGATACCCACCCCAACGGCCTCCGTAATAACCTCCCCAACCCCAGCCATAACCAACGCCGATGCGCAACCAACCGGGCCCAACCCAAAGACCATCCACGCCATAATAACCCGGTGACCAATAATAATCCGGTCCCGGCGAAACGTATTGCACGTCAGGTTGCTGAACCACAACCGTGGTGGGAGCGGGCTGCTGCACCACCGCCTGATTTGGATCCGCCGGCGCGGGCGGCGGAGCTTGAGTCGTTTGGGTTGGCGCAGGCGTATTGGCATAACCGCCCGGACCGTAAGGATTGTTGTTTCGCAACATCATATCGTGATTGAGCATCGCAGTGATCACCGAGGACGAAACCCCCGCTTCCTTGAGATGCACAATGTCGTTCGCCGACAAATTATATAGCGACTGCGAACCGTTCACATAGGACAACACCACATCGTTGCCCAACCCGGCGCTCGACAACTTGACGATCTCATTCACGTTCGGTGGAAGCACCATCGAAGGCACAGTCGCTGCCGGTGCCGGCGCCGGTGTTGTCACTGTGTTGGTCTGCGCATACCCCGCAAGGGGCAATGCCACTGCTAACATCAATCCCGCCTTGTTCAAAAAATTTAGTTTCATAAAAAGCTCACCTTCTACGGCTTCTCGCCGTTATACCATTGGACTGCTAATGCCTCGGATTATTCAGGCGCTTCGATGTGCGCACAACTGGCATCCGCTCATCCACTTAAAGTAACCTCACCGATTTAAGTGAAAAAGTCAAAAGCCCGAAGTCTCCCTTGTCCTCCTCCAAAAACCCTATAACGATAAATTCCCGCAACCGTCACACCTGCAAGCCCATCTTTACGCCGTCGGACTCGTTATGCTTTCCGAGCCATGCGCCGCGTAATGCGCCGCGCCCAGCAACGCCGTTTTTTGATTCAACACCACGCGAATCGGCATCGCTTCCAATAGTGGCCGCATCCGGCCTTTGCTGAAAAATGCGTTCAGAAATGCGCCCTTCTCCAAATGCGGCAAAATCTTCGGCGCAATTCCCCCGCCGATATACACGCCGCCGATGGACATTAATTTCAGCGCCAGGTTGCCCGCCTCCGACCCGTAATAAGTCACGAACATGTCCAGCGCTTGCGCACAACGCGAACTCGTGCCTTTTAATCCCGCCACGGAAACCACCGCGCTCGGATCGCCCTTCGCCATTTCGTCCGCGAGCGATGCCGGCTCTTCGCCGCGCTTGGTGTCGCGCAAAAATTGATAGATGTTATAAAGCCCCTGCCCCGATAAAACTTTTTCCCAACTCACATGCCCGAACTTGTCATTCAAGTAAGCGAATAATTCCGCATCCAGTTTCGTGAGCGGCGCAAAATCCGAATGACCGCCTTCGCAGGCGAACGGATGAAATTGTTTGCCGTCCCAAAAAAGTCCCGCCTCGCCCAGTCCCGTGCCCGCGGAAATCATCGCCGCGTTTCCGGTTGCATCCGCTTCGCCGGCATTCAGCGTGTGCAAATCCTCTGGCGGCAATTCTGCCAGGCCATAACCGTTCGCCTCAAGATCGTTGATCATCGAGACGGGGCCGAGTTTTAGTTCGTCAGAGATTTCGCCCGCCTCAACTTTCCAGGAAAGATTCGTGGCCTTCACGACGCCCTTGCGCACCGGACCCGCAACCCCGAAACACGCGCGCTCTATCTTCGGCTCGCCAACCTCACCCAAAAACTCCTTCACCAAATCTTGCAGCCGCGCGTAGGCCTTGCTCGGGCGCGTGCCCTCGCGCACTAATTTTAGCTGGCGCCCATTTACTTCAAAAAGCCCCAGATTAACTTTCGTCCCGCCAATATCTCCAGCCAGAATCATGCGCCCGATTAAACTGCATCGCCGCAAATATTCCAGCGTAATATTTCACAGGTTTCATTATACCCACTCACGCGCACCGAGACGCACCAAACCGCCGTTCGACCTAATTCTCGGAAAATATTTATCCCAGTCTAAGCGAGCTTAAGCGAGCCAAGGCGGACTTATCCGAACCAACGCGAACCATTTTGGCGAACTTATCCGAGCCAAACCGCATCAACTGGCTTTTTTTATCCACTTCAGCCTTCAGAACACCCCGAATCGCTAAAACCGGCCTTGGTATAAACTCTCATCTCCATTGTCAAAGAACTGCCCCCACTATGCCACATCCTCCAAACACAATCCACCCTTCCATAGGTTACAAATGCATATTTCCCAGAGGCGCATTTTGACACTGTTCTGAAATGCAGGAAGGCGGATTTTTATTCCCGGGGAGCGCACGCGCCCTCGCGTGCAGTGGTTGGCGCCCTCGCCAACCACATCCGAGATGGTTCGGGAAATTCGCCTATCCGCTTAATAGCTTGTTCACCCAACCACCATCGGCGAGGGCGCCGATGGCAGCACGCGAGGGCGCGTGCGCTCCCCGGGACAAGACCGGCAATCGTACCCCTCGGACATGTGGACGCAAACTTCAAGAACAGTGATGAGATACGCCCGTTTCCCAGCCTCGTCACTCTGAACGATTGCCAAATAATTTAGTCGTGATACCGTTGACGCACCTGCCAGCCATGATTCTTCAGGCATTATTCACCGTCGCATCCCGATGGACGCTTTTTCTTTTCCTCTCGCTAAGTATTCTTGCGCCCTCTCCACTCTTTGCCGCAAGCGGCTTATTTCCCAAAATGCCTCCGGCGACCAATGCTTTCGTGTTTGATATTTCAAACGATGGTGGAAATGCAAAAATGACGGCCTGGTGCCTGCAAGGCGTCGTAAATCAGAAATCGGCGCAAGTATATTTGATTAACAATCCTTGGGATGTCGAGCCGTTGCAACGGTGCGGGCGGCCTTTCGTGAATGTGCCGGCCTTGACCGGGACCAACGCCGGGTTGAGAACTCTGTTCCAGAAATTTCAGGGTCGTGTCGAGAGAATGTTCATCTACGACCCGCAGAAGGA
The DNA window shown above is from Verrucomicrobiia bacterium and carries:
- a CDS encoding fibronectin type III domain-containing protein; translated protein: MNARIGDFFFAYPASQSQMKTSTELDMRHEGSKEAAPKKSWTFASLVMFFLLCLTARADQSVMLGWTPSTNTVAGYFVHYGGVSHNYAAKLDVGTNLVANFSNMQPGATNYFAVTAYDSAGNESDYSTEVAFIVPGVIRFRNAMAANQAAMLEFPVAPGHWYEVQASTDRQNWSTIATTAMCTSNFWNSFQDPKSRAFRSRFYRLALH
- a CDS encoding YMGG-like glycine zipper-containing protein, translated to MKATLIKVSTCGGLVALLAGCYSPDGRPDNTASGALIGGASGATIGALVDRRNPGAGALIGGAAGLIAGGLVGHSVDEQNEARRQYYSAPPPAPVYVPAPAAQPLTIDQVKAMTKSGVTDDNIIVQINNTHTVYHLDANAIIDLSSSGVSQKVISYMINTSNATVSQAPPTPVTETVVAAPGPNYTYVSGEYVWNGFAWVWVRGRWVVGPYPHAVWVGARWDYGPYGWHRVPGYWR
- the glk gene encoding glucokinase, with protein sequence MILAGDIGGTKVNLGLFEVNGRQLKLVREGTRPSKAYARLQDLVKEFLGEVGEPKIERACFGVAGPVRKGVVKATNLSWKVEAGEISDELKLGPVSMINDLEANGYGLAELPPEDLHTLNAGEADATGNAAMISAGTGLGEAGLFWDGKQFHPFACEGGHSDFAPLTKLDAELFAYLNDKFGHVSWEKVLSGQGLYNIYQFLRDTKRGEEPASLADEMAKGDPSAVVSVAGLKGTSSRCAQALDMFVTYYGSEAGNLALKLMSIGGVYIGGGIAPKILPHLEKGAFLNAFFSKGRMRPLLEAMPIRVVLNQKTALLGAAHYAAHGSESITSPTA
- a CDS encoding GxGYxYP domain-containing protein, with the translated sequence MPPATNAFVFDISNDGGNAKMTAWCLQGVVNQKSAQVYLINNPWDVEPLQRCGRPFVNVPALTGTNAGLRTLFQKFQGRVERMFIYDPQKDWTWYLALMSASQQNGIAVTEPIQHALASEFGWKGEVQDYRAIWSTRIQAYD